From the genome of Flavobacterium luteolum, one region includes:
- a CDS encoding SusC/RagA family TonB-linked outer membrane protein, with translation MKLTKLLVFCISSLLFSVIAVAQDVTVNGIINDENGLPVPGATVLLKGTTKSTASDFDGKFQIQAPSNGSLTITFIGYSTVTEAVNGRTKITIQLKPESQSLNEVVVVGYGTQKKSVVTGAISSVKSADLEKVPNGRVEQALQGRVAGVSVAATSGSPGAASKVRIRGITTFREGGNDPLWVVDGIAVDAGAVGFINQSDIESIEVLKDAASAAIYGTRAATGVILVTTKKGKSGKISVNYNGFAGISAPAKKLDMLNATQYATLMNEKSLNDGGAIKYPNPAAFGKGTNWQDAIFNDSAFRYTHELSISGGGEKSTFYASFGIQDQQGIVVTDISNYTKKNFRLNSTHKISDYFTFGQTFGYTHQKTKGIGNVNNEFGGPLSSAINLDPLTPLVVTDPAVANSGYYTNPNVVRDANGNPYGISSLVQQEMTNPLAYTQTRLGGFDWSDDFVGNAYLEANITSHLKFRTTLGGKLAYWGNEMFTPVNFLNPNMKADRNNYNQNNEKALSWTLENTLSYANKFGDHNVSVLAGQGAYVENIGSTIGTTMFGLPITSYKDASWNFDIPQTDRTTRTSDKVEHKLASLFLRANYDYMEKYLFTGIVRRDGSTRFGENNKFGVFPSFSLGWVVSKEGFWKENNVVNTLKFRGGYGVVGNDNIEEFKYRATVVGGYNYAIGNSGSITTGYGNSTLPNANLGWEETSQTTVGLDAKLFNDFSLTLDYYKKSTKGILRNVVIPGYVGATDAPSANIADMDNSGLEVELGYKKRLGDFNLGVNANFAYLKNEITYVGSSTNFIVGDATFQSMGPVTRTQVGHSFNEFYGFKTAGIFQNEAEVAAYKNASGGLIQPNARPGDFRWVDSNGDGAITEDDKQFLGTNIPKYTFGFTVNLDYKNFDFMAFTQGAAGSKIFQGLRRLDVLNANYQTKALERWVGEGTSNDYPRLTNNDPNKNYTNMSDFYLENGNYLRLKVVTLGYTMPVSLSSKIGADKLRFYLTGENLITFTKYTGFDPEIGGQVFGIDKGVYPQARSILFGANVQF, from the coding sequence ATGAAATTAACAAAATTACTTGTTTTTTGTATTTCATCTTTATTATTCTCGGTTATAGCTGTGGCTCAGGATGTCACAGTAAATGGAATAATCAATGATGAAAATGGTTTGCCTGTTCCAGGTGCAACAGTTTTATTAAAAGGTACTACTAAATCTACTGCGTCAGACTTTGACGGAAAATTCCAGATTCAGGCACCTTCAAACGGATCATTAACAATTACTTTTATTGGTTACTCTACAGTAACAGAAGCAGTAAACGGAAGAACAAAAATTACAATTCAATTAAAACCAGAATCACAATCTTTAAATGAGGTTGTAGTTGTTGGATATGGAACTCAAAAGAAATCTGTTGTAACAGGTGCAATCTCAAGTGTCAAATCAGCTGATCTTGAAAAAGTACCAAACGGAAGAGTTGAGCAAGCTTTACAGGGTAGAGTAGCAGGGGTTTCTGTTGCTGCAACTTCTGGAAGTCCTGGTGCAGCGTCTAAAGTTCGTATTAGAGGTATAACTACTTTTAGAGAAGGGGGAAATGATCCTTTATGGGTAGTTGATGGAATTGCTGTAGATGCTGGTGCAGTTGGTTTTATTAATCAATCTGACATTGAGTCTATCGAGGTGCTTAAAGATGCTGCTTCTGCGGCAATCTATGGTACTCGTGCTGCAACTGGGGTTATTTTAGTAACTACTAAAAAAGGAAAATCAGGAAAAATTTCTGTAAACTATAATGGTTTTGCAGGTATTTCAGCTCCAGCTAAAAAATTAGATATGTTGAATGCGACTCAGTATGCAACTCTTATGAATGAAAAATCTTTGAATGATGGTGGTGCTATTAAATATCCAAATCCAGCTGCTTTCGGTAAAGGAACAAATTGGCAAGATGCAATTTTTAACGATTCTGCATTCAGATACACTCATGAATTAAGCATTAGCGGTGGTGGCGAAAAATCTACTTTCTATGCTTCTTTTGGAATTCAAGATCAGCAAGGTATTGTTGTGACAGATATTTCTAACTATACAAAGAAGAATTTCCGATTAAACTCAACACACAAAATTTCTGATTACTTTACTTTCGGACAGACTTTTGGATATACACACCAAAAAACAAAAGGAATTGGTAACGTAAATAATGAGTTTGGTGGACCTTTAAGCTCTGCAATTAACTTAGATCCGCTTACTCCACTTGTAGTTACTGATCCTGCTGTAGCAAACTCAGGTTATTACACAAACCCAAATGTTGTTAGAGATGCAAATGGAAATCCTTACGGAATCTCTTCTCTAGTACAACAAGAGATGACAAATCCTCTAGCTTATACTCAAACTAGATTAGGAGGATTTGACTGGTCAGACGATTTTGTTGGTAATGCTTATTTAGAGGCTAACATCACTAGTCATTTAAAATTTAGAACAACACTTGGTGGTAAGTTAGCTTATTGGGGGAATGAAATGTTTACTCCGGTTAACTTCTTAAATCCAAACATGAAAGCTGACAGAAACAACTACAACCAAAATAATGAGAAAGCACTTTCTTGGACTTTGGAAAATACGTTGTCTTATGCTAACAAATTTGGAGATCATAATGTAAGTGTTTTAGCTGGACAAGGTGCTTATGTAGAAAATATTGGTAGTACTATCGGAACAACAATGTTTGGTCTTCCAATTACAAGCTACAAAGATGCTTCTTGGAATTTTGATATTCCTCAAACTGATAGAACAACAAGAACAAGCGATAAAGTAGAACACAAATTAGCTTCATTGTTCTTACGTGCCAACTACGATTACATGGAGAAATATCTTTTTACTGGTATCGTTCGTCGTGATGGATCAACTCGTTTTGGTGAAAACAATAAATTTGGAGTTTTCCCTTCATTCTCTTTAGGATGGGTAGTTTCTAAAGAAGGTTTTTGGAAAGAAAACAATGTGGTAAACACTTTGAAATTCCGTGGAGGTTACGGAGTGGTAGGTAATGATAACATTGAAGAATTTAAATATAGAGCTACGGTTGTAGGAGGTTACAATTATGCTATTGGAAATTCAGGAAGTATTACAACTGGATACGGAAACTCTACTTTGCCAAATGCAAACTTAGGATGGGAAGAAACATCTCAAACTACTGTAGGCCTTGACGCAAAATTATTCAATGATTTTTCTCTTACACTTGATTATTACAAAAAATCAACAAAAGGAATCTTAAGAAACGTTGTAATTCCTGGATATGTTGGAGCAACTGATGCACCTTCTGCTAACATTGCAGATATGGACAATAGCGGTTTGGAGGTTGAATTAGGGTACAAGAAAAGACTTGGAGACTTTAATTTAGGAGTTAATGCAAACTTTGCTTACTTGAAAAACGAAATTACTTATGTAGGATCATCTACTAATTTCATTGTTGGAGATGCTACATTCCAATCTATGGGACCTGTAACAAGAACACAAGTTGGACATTCATTTAACGAATTCTACGGATTTAAAACAGCTGGAATTTTCCAAAATGAAGCTGAAGTTGCAGCATACAAAAATGCAAGTGGAGGTTTAATTCAGCCAAATGCTAGACCTGGAGATTTCCGTTGGGTAGATTCTAATGGGGATGGAGCTATTACTGAAGATGATAAACAATTCTTAGGAACAAATATTCCTAAATATACTTTTGGTTTCACAGTAAACTTAGACTACAAAAACTTCGATTTTATGGCATTTACTCAAGGAGCTGCGGGAAGCAAAATTTTCCAAGGTTTAAGAAGATTAGATGTACTTAATGCAAACTACCAAACTAAAGCTTTAGAGCGTTGGGTTGGAGAAGGAACTTCTAACGATTACCCAAGATTGACAAACAATGACCCAAATAAAAACTACACAAACATGTCTGATTTTTACTTGGAAAATGGAAACTACTTACGTTTAAAAGTGGTAACTCTTGGATACACAATGCCAGTTAGTTTATCATCTAAAATTGGAGCAGATAAATTACGTTTTTACCTAACAGGAGAGAACTTAATCACTTTTACAAAATATACTGGATTTGATCCAGAAATTGGAGGCCAAGTTTTTGGTATAGATAAAGGAGTTTATCCGCAAGCAAGATCTATTCTGTTTGGAGCTAACGTTCAATTTTAA
- a CDS encoding glycoside hydrolase family 30 protein: protein MKFNLKNTIKAFFFLAAVLAQVKCSSSSDPVENPPVDPPVVNPPVVVTNDVDFWLTKGNQSVLLAKQSGTLGFGTTTNAYANIEVNATQKYQTIDGFGYTLTGGSVDVINQLNPTKRTALLQELFGNGDNSIGVSYIRISIGASDLNATPFTYNDLAAGETDLNLDKFSLEKDKNLIAMLKEILAINPKILILATPWSAPIWMKDVASFKGGKLKTEYYDVYAKYFVKYIQKMKAEGITIDAVTPQNEPLHDGNNPSMYMSATDQANFIKSSLGPAFKNANLSVKIIAYDHNCDNPNYPKAILADADAFSFVDGSAFHLYAGDISALTNVFNSYPTKNVYFTEQWTSSDGKFEGDLKWHLRNVIIGSMRNYSKNALEWNVANNANFGPHTDGGCNMCKGAITITSGDSFERNVAYYIIAHASKFVPMGSIRIESNSGGSLQNVAFITPSGSKVLIVENDGSATETFNIKFNGKWVTTSLEAGSVGTYTWK, encoded by the coding sequence ATGAAATTTAATCTAAAGAATACCATAAAAGCGTTTTTCTTTTTGGCAGCTGTATTGGCTCAAGTAAAATGCTCTTCTTCAAGTGATCCGGTAGAAAACCCACCCGTAGATCCACCCGTGGTAAATCCGCCAGTAGTGGTTACAAACGATGTTGATTTCTGGTTGACCAAAGGAAATCAGAGCGTTTTATTGGCAAAACAATCGGGAACTTTAGGATTTGGCACAACGACAAATGCCTATGCTAATATTGAAGTTAATGCTACTCAAAAATATCAGACTATTGATGGTTTTGGATATACCTTAACAGGAGGAAGTGTAGACGTTATAAACCAATTAAACCCAACAAAAAGAACTGCTCTTTTACAGGAATTATTTGGAAATGGAGACAACTCAATTGGAGTAAGTTATATTAGAATCAGTATCGGTGCTTCAGATTTAAATGCAACTCCTTTTACTTATAATGATCTTGCGGCTGGAGAAACAGATTTAAATCTAGATAAATTTAGTTTAGAAAAAGATAAAAATCTAATTGCTATGCTAAAAGAAATTCTAGCAATTAATCCTAAAATTTTAATCTTGGCAACTCCTTGGTCTGCGCCTATTTGGATGAAAGATGTCGCTAGCTTTAAAGGAGGAAAACTGAAAACAGAGTATTACGATGTTTACGCTAAATATTTTGTAAAATATATTCAGAAGATGAAAGCTGAAGGAATTACAATCGATGCAGTAACTCCTCAAAACGAGCCTTTGCATGACGGAAACAACCCGAGTATGTATATGTCTGCAACAGATCAGGCCAATTTTATTAAAAGTAGTTTAGGACCTGCATTTAAAAATGCAAATCTAAGTGTAAAGATTATTGCTTACGATCACAATTGCGATAATCCAAATTATCCAAAAGCAATCTTGGCAGATGCAGATGCTTTTTCTTTTGTAGACGGATCGGCGTTCCATTTATATGCTGGAGATATTAGTGCGCTAACCAACGTTTTCAATTCTTACCCAACCAAAAATGTATATTTTACAGAGCAATGGACTTCTTCTGATGGGAAATTTGAAGGCGATCTAAAATGGCATCTTCGAAATGTAATTATCGGATCGATGAGAAATTACAGCAAAAATGCCTTAGAATGGAATGTCGCAAACAATGCAAATTTTGGACCTCACACAGATGGAGGCTGCAACATGTGTAAAGGGGCTATTACTATAACGTCGGGTGATAGTTTTGAGCGTAATGTAGCATATTACATTATTGCACATGCTTCAAAATTTGTTCCGATGGGATCTATAAGAATTGAAAGCAATTCTGGTGGTAGTTTGCAAAACGTGGCGTTTATTACACCTTCAGGTTCTAAAGTGTTGATTGTTGAAAATGATGGTTCTGCAACAGAAACTTTCAATATTAAATTTAACGGGAAATGGGTAACAACTTCGCTAGAAGCGGGATCAGTTGGAACTTATACTTGGAAATAA
- a CDS encoding RagB/SusD family nutrient uptake outer membrane protein has product MKTIKFKYIYIAVALAVLGSCSEDFVTTNPEGKFDTSTYFSNEQQCYAALVGVYDPLRKNTGGFENLVAMLNAGSDDFYAGGGSSTDGTGIQNFSTHSLSSITIPASYWNDHYQGISRANLLLFKLPAANMNDGVRKRFAAEAKTLRAFYYFNLVRMFKNLALVLEPLTTETIYNPEQVAPEVIYAQIEKDLTEAIADLPNTVVADTESGRFNKGAAQALLGKVLLFEGKKPQAAAILAEVNGTPGGTNQYGNKLLDKFSDLWVTSNKFNAESLIEVSHSSAGNSDWTFWGNGRDEGNSLNIMVGPRGYSRPKGSDAPDLPAGWAFNVATQKLYDAMQGDPRKDATILDLKALKAAGKADYIPAYQDTGYFLNKYLPRQSDVSTGGGNSELNYKQNSYVIRLADTYLMEAEALGSGPRAQALLDAVRERVGLPSVPVTLAAIKNERRMELAGEGHRFFDLVRWGDAAAALSDRGFDAGTDEIFPIPYTELNGTKLKQNPNYQ; this is encoded by the coding sequence ATGAAAACGATAAAATTTAAATATATTTATATAGCTGTGGCACTGGCAGTTCTAGGATCTTGTTCTGAAGATTTTGTGACCACTAATCCGGAAGGAAAATTTGATACAAGTACTTATTTTTCTAACGAGCAGCAATGTTATGCTGCTTTAGTGGGGGTTTACGATCCATTGAGAAAAAATACAGGTGGTTTCGAAAACTTAGTAGCAATGCTAAATGCTGGCTCTGATGATTTTTATGCTGGTGGAGGTAGTTCTACAGATGGAACTGGGATTCAAAATTTCTCTACACACTCACTTTCTTCAATTACTATTCCAGCAAGTTACTGGAACGATCATTACCAAGGTATTTCTAGAGCAAATCTTTTGTTATTTAAATTGCCAGCAGCTAATATGAACGATGGAGTTAGAAAGAGATTTGCTGCAGAAGCTAAAACATTACGTGCGTTTTACTATTTTAATTTAGTAAGAATGTTCAAAAACCTTGCTTTAGTTTTAGAGCCGTTAACTACAGAAACGATCTATAATCCAGAGCAAGTTGCACCAGAAGTAATTTATGCTCAAATCGAAAAAGATTTAACAGAAGCTATTGCAGATTTACCAAATACTGTAGTGGCAGATACTGAATCAGGAAGATTTAACAAAGGAGCAGCTCAGGCGCTTTTAGGAAAAGTGCTTTTGTTTGAAGGTAAAAAACCTCAAGCAGCAGCAATTTTAGCAGAAGTAAATGGTACTCCAGGAGGGACAAACCAATATGGTAATAAATTACTAGATAAGTTTAGCGATTTATGGGTAACATCAAACAAATTTAATGCTGAGTCATTAATCGAAGTATCTCACAGTAGTGCAGGAAACTCTGATTGGACTTTCTGGGGGAATGGTAGAGACGAAGGGAACTCTTTAAACATTATGGTTGGACCTAGAGGATATTCTAGACCAAAAGGCTCAGATGCACCAGATCTTCCAGCAGGATGGGCTTTTAACGTTGCAACTCAAAAATTATATGATGCAATGCAAGGCGATCCACGTAAGGATGCTACAATTCTTGACTTAAAAGCATTAAAAGCAGCAGGAAAAGCAGATTATATTCCAGCTTATCAAGACACAGGATATTTCTTGAACAAATATCTTCCAAGACAATCAGATGTTAGTACAGGTGGTGGTAACTCAGAGTTGAACTACAAACAAAACTCTTATGTAATCAGACTTGCAGATACTTATTTGATGGAAGCAGAAGCTTTAGGATCAGGCCCAAGAGCTCAAGCATTACTTGACGCAGTTAGAGAAAGAGTTGGATTACCTTCAGTTCCTGTAACATTAGCTGCTATCAAGAATGAAAGAAGAATGGAATTAGCAGGTGAAGGACACAGATTCTTTGATTTAGTAAGATGGGGAGATGCAGCGGCTGCATTATCTGATAGAGGTTTTGATGCTGGAACAGATGAGATTTTCCCAATTCCGTACACAGAACTTAATGGTACTAAATTGAAACAAAATCCTAACTATCAATAG
- a CDS encoding glycoside hydrolase family 30 protein — MKKNSLKILCLLFSAAAFAQQPKTKKEFTTNGKKITVYTTAENSKLRLTTTDNLTFSAAKQPLETETSVFVQPAKKFQTFMGIGGAITDASAEIFAKLSKEKQAEFLDAYYDQQKGIGYSLLRTTIQSSDFSSGSYSYIEEGDKDLKTFSIDHDRQYRIPLIKQAIQKAGGKLTTYVAPWSPNAFMKSNKNVLKGGTLLPEYYQTWANFYVKFIKAYEKEGIPIWGTSTQNEPMAVQTWESCIYTAEAERDFIKNYLGPTLKKENLGNKKIIVWDHNRDLMNYRANVIYSDPEASKYVWGMGFHWYETWSGGAPMFDNVGKVNEAYPDKKLMFTEGCIEKFDASKYQFWGNAERYGTNMIHDFNNGTVAWTDWNILLDQFGGPNHVGNFCFAPIHADTTTGELIYTPSYYYIGHFSKFIRLDAVRVSTAVSKSALLSTSFLNADGTMATIVMNQSANDLTYNLIIGDQKAEVKIPPHAIQTLVY; from the coding sequence ATGAAAAAAAATAGCCTAAAAATTTTATGCCTTTTGTTTTCAGCTGCTGCTTTTGCACAACAGCCAAAAACAAAAAAAGAGTTTACAACCAACGGAAAAAAAATAACCGTTTATACTACTGCAGAAAACTCTAAATTGCGATTAACCACTACAGATAATTTGACTTTTTCTGCCGCAAAGCAGCCTTTAGAAACAGAAACTTCTGTTTTTGTACAGCCAGCTAAAAAATTTCAGACTTTTATGGGAATCGGCGGAGCTATTACAGATGCGAGTGCCGAAATATTTGCAAAACTTTCAAAAGAAAAACAAGCAGAATTCTTAGACGCTTACTACGATCAGCAAAAAGGAATTGGCTATTCTTTGCTAAGAACAACAATTCAAAGTTCTGATTTTAGCAGTGGAAGCTATTCTTATATCGAAGAAGGAGATAAAGATCTGAAGACTTTTTCTATTGATCATGATAGACAATATCGTATTCCTTTAATAAAGCAAGCGATACAGAAAGCTGGAGGGAAATTGACAACATACGTTGCTCCTTGGTCTCCAAATGCTTTTATGAAAAGCAATAAAAATGTATTAAAAGGCGGTACGCTGCTTCCTGAATACTATCAGACTTGGGCAAATTTTTATGTAAAGTTTATTAAAGCTTATGAAAAAGAAGGTATTCCAATTTGGGGAACTTCTACGCAAAATGAGCCAATGGCAGTACAGACTTGGGAATCTTGTATTTACACAGCTGAAGCTGAAAGAGATTTCATCAAAAATTATCTTGGACCAACGTTGAAAAAAGAAAACCTTGGCAATAAAAAAATTATTGTTTGGGATCACAACCGTGATTTGATGAATTATCGTGCCAACGTAATTTATTCTGATCCTGAAGCATCAAAATATGTTTGGGGAATGGGATTTCACTGGTACGAAACTTGGTCGGGCGGTGCACCAATGTTTGATAATGTTGGAAAAGTAAATGAAGCTTATCCAGATAAAAAATTGATGTTTACCGAAGGCTGCATCGAAAAATTTGACGCATCAAAGTATCAGTTTTGGGGTAATGCAGAACGTTACGGAACGAACATGATTCATGATTTTAATAACGGAACAGTTGCTTGGACAGACTGGAATATTCTTTTAGACCAGTTCGGAGGACCTAATCATGTTGGAAATTTCTGTTTTGCACCAATTCATGCAGATACGACGACAGGAGAATTAATCTACACACCATCTTATTATTACATCGGGCACTTTTCAAAGTTTATCCGTTTAGATGCTGTGCGAGTAAGTACTGCTGTAAGCAAAAGCGCTTTATTGAGCACCTCTTTTTTAAATGCTGACGGAACCATGGCAACTATTGTCATGAACCAATCAGCAAACGATCTTACTTATAATTTGATTATTGGAGATCAAAAGGCAGAAGTAAAAATTCCGCCGCACGCTATACAAACACTTGTTTATTAA
- a CDS encoding RagB/SusD family nutrient uptake outer membrane protein, producing MKKLRYIVAISAIFAVYGCNDELDTENLSEKSLTSFYKSPTDIDEAMAGIYNAIYTANVHSEEQVAANLMDNMMLGGGGPDDKSAKWVDNFEDPAEDTYRDMWRQSYNGISRANAIIEKVPDADFSKYFDTPQLAEEFKKQALGEALFMRAFFYFRLAKFFGGVPLVIKYDGDRLVARSTYSETFAQIASDLKLAIETMPSTPFPSIPTARYGHANKWVAEAYMGRVFLFYTGYMSNIEKQATADLPLAEGGALTATQVAAYLDDCINNSGYKLASDFRNLWPYSYVNKSAKNDNVLPWAAAEGLSWVGQDGAAPTFGTGNFETMFMQRYSFGNWDWTNGQSYTNRLALFNSLRGNSLVPFGEGWGWCTVNPKLFAGWDDADPRKRGSILEVGKAEQGTGNYAADKGDHETGYFNKKYVSLQHDNGKGSNVGMFVQMYDWKITDMQLMHAQDFIFMRFADVLLMHSEITKTPEGMNAVRLRAHLGPLGYSLDNIKAERLHELAFEGLHWFDLVRWGDVDTAFNDVIQVRNSGVTANYSVKYRSETKGLVPIPETEIRLLNGVYNQNPGW from the coding sequence ATGAAAAAACTAAGATATATAGTGGCAATTTCAGCAATTTTTGCAGTGTATGGCTGTAATGATGAACTGGATACGGAGAACCTTTCAGAAAAGAGTTTAACTAGTTTTTATAAATCTCCTACTGATATAGACGAAGCAATGGCAGGTATTTACAATGCTATCTATACAGCAAATGTGCATAGTGAAGAACAAGTAGCTGCAAACTTGATGGATAATATGATGCTTGGTGGGGGAGGTCCTGATGATAAATCGGCAAAATGGGTAGATAATTTTGAAGATCCTGCTGAAGATACCTATCGCGATATGTGGAGACAATCATATAACGGAATTTCGAGAGCAAATGCCATTATTGAAAAAGTTCCAGATGCAGATTTTTCTAAGTATTTTGATACGCCACAACTAGCAGAGGAATTTAAAAAGCAAGCTCTTGGGGAAGCTTTGTTTATGCGAGCTTTCTTTTACTTCAGATTAGCAAAATTCTTTGGAGGAGTGCCATTGGTTATAAAATATGATGGAGATAGATTAGTTGCTAGATCGACTTATAGTGAGACATTCGCACAAATTGCGTCTGATTTAAAACTAGCTATTGAAACCATGCCTTCTACACCGTTTCCAAGCATTCCGACTGCAAGATACGGTCATGCTAATAAATGGGTTGCAGAAGCATATATGGGACGTGTGTTTTTGTTTTATACAGGTTATATGAGTAATATCGAAAAGCAAGCAACAGCAGATTTACCTCTTGCTGAAGGCGGTGCTTTAACAGCAACACAAGTTGCAGCTTATTTAGACGATTGTATCAATAATAGTGGTTACAAGTTAGCGTCTGATTTTAGAAATCTTTGGCCTTATTCTTATGTAAATAAAAGTGCAAAAAATGACAATGTACTGCCTTGGGCTGCAGCAGAAGGTTTGTCATGGGTAGGTCAAGATGGTGCTGCACCAACATTTGGAACAGGAAACTTTGAAACGATGTTTATGCAAAGATATTCTTTTGGTAACTGGGATTGGACAAATGGTCAGAGTTATACCAATAGACTTGCCCTATTTAATTCATTGCGTGGTAATTCATTAGTGCCTTTTGGAGAAGGTTGGGGATGGTGTACTGTAAATCCAAAATTATTTGCAGGATGGGATGATGCCGACCCAAGAAAAAGAGGATCTATACTTGAAGTGGGTAAAGCAGAACAAGGAACGGGTAATTATGCGGCAGATAAAGGAGATCATGAAACAGGTTATTTTAATAAAAAATATGTTTCATTACAGCACGATAATGGTAAAGGATCAAATGTTGGTATGTTTGTTCAAATGTATGATTGGAAAATTACAGATATGCAGTTAATGCATGCTCAAGACTTTATTTTTATGCGTTTTGCAGACGTATTATTAATGCATTCTGAAATTACCAAAACGCCAGAGGGTATGAATGCGGTAAGGTTGAGAGCGCATTTAGGACCACTTGGATATTCTCTTGATAATATCAAAGCAGAGCGTTTGCACGAATTAGCTTTCGAAGGATTGCATTGGTTTGACTTAGTTCGTTGGGGAGATGTTGACACAGCATTTAATGATGTGATTCAGGTTAGAAACTCTGGAGTTACAGCTAATTATAGTGTAAAATACAGATCTGAAACCAAAGGTTTAGTTCCGATTCCTGAAACTGAAATAAGACTACTAAATGGAGTTTATAATCAGAACCCGGGTTGGTAA
- a CDS encoding glycoside hydrolase family 30 protein has translation MTAQKNNKIKVYTTAENTNLKLSLSNDLISKNNTTQQKTSTVSILVNTEKTDQTFLGIGGAITDASAEVFAKLSPKKQQEFLTAYYDKNKGIGYTLARTNIHSCDFSSDSYTYVSEGDKDLKTFNIDHDRKYRIPLIKKAIKTAGGKLTLFVSPWSPPAFMKDNNDILHGGVLLPEFAPAWALYYTKFIKEYEKEGIPIWGLTVQNEPMAKQRWESCIYTPEAERDFLKNHLGPTLEKEGLGSKNVIIWDHNRGDMLEKRANLVFSDPEVSKYAWGIGFHWYETWNGGPPQFESVAKVHEAFPNKNLLFTEGCIEKFDASKYQFWGNAERYGINMIHDFNNGTVGWTDWNILLDQNGGPNHVGNFCFAPIHADTRKDELIYTPMYYYIGHFSKFIRPNAKRVLETVNGESLLSTSFKNSDGQLITIVMNQSENAVVYSLENQKEKTTITIPAHAIQTIVY, from the coding sequence ATGACAGCTCAAAAAAATAATAAAATAAAGGTTTATACTACTGCCGAAAATACCAATTTGAAATTGTCTCTATCAAATGATTTAATTTCAAAGAACAACACTACACAACAAAAAACATCAACAGTATCTATTTTAGTAAATACTGAAAAAACAGACCAAACTTTCCTCGGAATTGGAGGCGCAATTACAGATGCAAGCGCAGAAGTTTTTGCAAAATTATCGCCTAAAAAACAGCAGGAATTCTTAACTGCTTATTACGATAAAAATAAAGGTATTGGTTATACTTTGGCAAGAACAAACATTCACAGCTGTGATTTCAGCAGTGACAGCTATACTTATGTTTCTGAAGGAGACAAAGACCTAAAGACTTTCAATATTGACCACGATCGTAAATATAGAATTCCATTAATCAAAAAAGCAATTAAAACAGCCGGCGGGAAACTAACTTTATTTGTCAGCCCTTGGAGTCCCCCAGCTTTCATGAAAGACAATAACGATATTTTGCACGGCGGCGTTTTGTTGCCTGAATTTGCTCCTGCTTGGGCATTGTATTATACCAAATTCATAAAAGAATACGAAAAAGAAGGAATTCCAATCTGGGGATTAACGGTTCAGAACGAACCAATGGCAAAACAAAGATGGGAATCTTGTATTTATACCCCAGAGGCAGAAAGAGATTTTCTTAAAAATCATCTTGGACCAACTTTAGAAAAAGAGGGACTGGGTTCTAAAAATGTAATTATTTGGGATCATAATAGAGGTGATATGTTGGAAAAGAGAGCAAATCTTGTTTTCTCAGATCCTGAAGTTTCAAAATATGCTTGGGGAATTGGATTTCACTGGTATGAAACTTGGAATGGTGGGCCACCTCAATTCGAGTCTGTGGCAAAAGTTCACGAAGCATTTCCAAATAAAAATCTGCTTTTTACAGAAGGCTGCATCGAAAAATTTGATGCTTCAAAATATCAGTTTTGGGGAAATGCAGAACGTTACGGAATCAATATGATTCATGATTTTAATAACGGAACTGTCGGCTGGACAGACTGGAATATTCTTTTAGACCAAAATGGAGGACCTAATCATGTGGGTAATTTCTGTTTTGCTCCAATTCATGCCGATACTAGAAAAGATGAATTAATCTATACTCCAATGTATTATTATATTGGGCATTTCTCAAAATTCATCAGACCAAATGCAAAAAGAGTACTAGAAACCGTAAACGGAGAATCTTTATTAAGTACTTCTTTTAAAAATTCTGACGGACAATTGATTACAATCGTAATGAATCAATCTGAAAATGCAGTTGTTTATTCTTTAGAAAATCAGAAAGAAAAAACAACCATTACAATTCCGGCACATGCTATACAAACCATTGTATATTAA